Proteins encoded within one genomic window of Candidatus Syntrophocurvum alkaliphilum:
- the cas4 gene encoding CRISPR-associated protein Cas4, which yields MDFQVTGTYIWYYYICHRQVWLLAHQLFPDQDNENIRIGRIISENTYNREKKEIDLGNAKIDLIKTKGDKVIVGEVKKSSKYIESAKRQLQFYLLQLKEMGIEAKGELLFPEEKDKLEIELKDVDEKEINKAITNIKKIVAETKAPSAKKIKLCYNCAYNEFCWS from the coding sequence ATGGATTTTCAGGTTACTGGAACATATATTTGGTATTACTACATATGTCATAGACAAGTATGGCTTTTAGCTCATCAATTATTTCCTGATCAAGATAATGAAAATATTCGTATAGGTAGAATAATAAGTGAAAATACATATAACCGAGAAAAAAAAGAAATAGATTTAGGAAATGCAAAAATCGATTTAATAAAAACCAAAGGAGATAAAGTAATAGTAGGGGAAGTTAAAAAAAGTTCAAAATATATAGAAAGTGCAAAAAGACAACTGCAATTTTACCTTTTACAATTAAAAGAAATGGGTATAGAGGCTAAAGGAGAACTGCTATTTCCAGAAGAAAAAGACAAATTAGAAATAGAGTTAAAAGATGTTGATGAAAAGGAGATAAATAAAGCGATTACCAATATAAAAAAAATAGTAGCTGAAACAAAAGCTCCTTCAGCTAAAAAAATAAAACTTTGTTATAACTGTGCTTATAATGAATTTTGCTGGTCATAA